A stretch of Castanea sativa cultivar Marrone di Chiusa Pesio chromosome 2, ASM4071231v1 DNA encodes these proteins:
- the LOC142624378 gene encoding oligopeptide transporter 7-like, with protein MDVHSKLMRKYKQVPQWWFMCLLLVNIVATICAFQFYNDQLQLPWWGILLACSLALFFTLPVGVITATTNQTPSLNVIAEYIIGYLYPGYPVANICFKVYGYISLKQGIAFLQDFKLGHYMKIPPRAMFMAQVLGTIIAAFAHLGTAWWLMDNIPNICDRALLAAGSPWTCPSDHVFYDASVIWGLIGPQRIFGDLGHYSGINWFFLVGALAPVLVWLAHKASLDRRWIRLITIPVVLGAIDEAVSPIIKMPPATAVNYTSWILIGFASGFIAYRYYRNLWSRYNYVLSGALDAGLVFMGVLLYLFLGMENVSLSWWGSDSDGCPLASFPIEQGVVINGCPVL; from the exons ATGGATGTGCACTCAAAGCTCATGAGAAAATATAAGCAAGTTCCTCAATGGTGGTTCATGTGCCTACTTTTGGTCAACATTGTGGCTACCATATGTGCCTTCCAGTTCTACAATGATCAACTCCAATTGCCATGGTGGGGCATCTTGCTTGCATGCAGTCTTGCCTTATTTTTCACTCTTCCTGTAGGAGTCATCACTGCCACAACAAATCAG ACGCCGAGCTTGAATGTAATCGCAGAGTATATTATCGGGTATTTGTATCCAGGATATCCTGTTGCCAACATATGCTTTAAAGTGTATGGGTATATAAGTTTGAAACAGGGGATCGCCTTTCTGCAAGACTTCAAGCTTGGTCATTACATGAAGATTCCTCCTAGAGCAATGTTCATGGCACAG GTCTTAGGTACAATAATAGCAGCATTTGCGCATTTGGGAACAGCTTGGTGGCTAATGGACAACATTCCAAACATATGCGATAGGGCATTACTTGCAGCAGGTAGCCCATGGACTTGCCCTTCTGATCATGTATTCTATGATGCTTCTGTCATCTGGGGTCTAATTGGGCCTCAAAGAATTTTTGGAGATCTTGGCCACTACTCTGGCATCAACTGGTTTTTCTTAGTTGGTGCGCTAGCTCCTGTCCTAGTTTGGTTGGCACACAAAGCCTCACTAGATAGGCGATGGATTAGGCTTATCACTATTCCTGTGGTCTTAGGGGCAattgatgaagcagtatctc CAATAATTAAAATGCCCCCAGCCACCGCTGTCAACTACACTAGTTGGATTCTTATTGGTTTTGCCTCAGGCTTTATTGCTTACAGGTACTATCGCAACTTGTGGAGTCGTTACAATTATGTGCTCTCTGGGGCACTTGATGCTGGATTAGTCTTCATGGGAGTACTACTATACTTGTTTTTGGGGATGGAAAATGTTAGCCTCAGTTGGTGGGGTAGTGACTCAGATGGATGTCCATTGGCTTCTTTTCCAATAGAGCAAGGAGTTGTAATAAATGGCTGTCCGGTTCTCTAA